DNA from Daucus carota subsp. sativus chromosome 1, DH1 v3.0, whole genome shotgun sequence:
tatatttaacaaaataagtTAAAATGTAAAGGCGacgtaaaaatcaaaaatacccGGGGATCGTGCATGGAACTAATTTAAAGCTAGCTAAGATCTTTTGAggacagcaatttttaacatcTTTAATTAACCTTCAGTATCGTGTCACAATTCATAAACCAATTTTCAATTGTTTTTCTAGATCAATGCAGTCAATTATGTATCTTCCAGAAGTTGGTCATAAGCTACTTTTCATTTTGTTCTATTGAGGCGAACCATATATTGAGATTGATCAGATTAAAGTGAAAGTCGAGTtatatactaattttaaattatttttatcttgaAATTGATCGGATTAATACATAAACTCCATCCATTATGGTTCAGTCATTAATCATTTAAGTAAATTAAAAAcgaaaataaataagataacACCATTGCATTTTTACTATGAGCAGCAAAATACAGATTATTATAGCACTTGGTAATACAAATGTAAAATGGAATTTATTCTCTGCCTGCAAGTCGCAGTAACCCTAGCTAACAGATCAACTATGATACCATGATGCAGGCTAATAATTAACGCGGCAAGAGTCTCTAATTTGGTGGTCTTCTTCGGCCACCAGAACCAGTCTCTCTCTGGCAATTAAAATAGAGGGCAGCTACCGGCGAACCCAGATTGTATTGTTCTGCAAAGTCTCGGGTGTTGAAGTTCTGGCGACATGGTGGAGCGTAGACTGTCTGTCGTCCCAGTTGTTTGAACAACACGAAAACGAATCTGTGGATTCCACTCGACGGTCTTGGACTCTCGTAGAACATCATCTGATGGCCTATTAATCAAATTAGCTCATCAATCTCGCTACATGTTAAAGAtattggtaatttaaatttaactaaaatgcATGGAAAAATCACCCCAAGGCATGATTATAACAAATGCTAAGTTTACGGATCAACTGATATCTTACGAGAAACATGTCAAGCCTTTTTCTAAAGATCATATAATACCGTATATCTTAACTGCAAACGAGTACATCCAAATTTCACAAGTTTATACAATAAGGGATGCCTAAGGAATAGCTGGTTAGAATAGTTTAGAGAACAGATGAGGAAAAGAGGAGTTTAAAGTTCAGTGCTCACCAAAATGTGCTCCAGTTGTAGCAGGAATGTCAGTGACCAACCTAAATCAGGGGCATAGAGAAGAATTCTACATGTTAGGAAGAATTTACATAACCAAGCTGGAGTGAAGAGCATTCTAGTTAATTAACAATACAATATGATCCTATGATCCTACCGTGCGTATTCAATCagaaattagataaatttattagGTACGTCGAATACAAATAACCTGTTGAATACAAATCACTGTTGTAGATGTTAAATATTATCCATCACGTCgaatatgtaaattttattaaaaatcgaGTAATAAGTGCGAAGGCAAAGATTTAGCCATTCAAGTTTGCCTTAACAAGAAATCAAAgaaatacataaaaattaaaagcaaAAGAAGAACCCAGAAAAGGACTTGTGCAGACGCGGGgccataataatataaacagtgATATAGGCACGCTCATTTTATAGGAGTGGCATGGGTTGTAGCACGTAAGCTACATAAATCCAGTGACATGGGTTTCAGTTTTTCAAATTAGTAATACTTTTTTCATGTGTTGGAAGGAGTTATGTGGAGATTGAGATGTCAAGCAGAGCTTTTACTTTCGGCTAATGCCCATACCATACAGTACTTAGcggtggcaatcgtttcgtttcgtatactttcatttcgtgtattttcgtgtttcgtgtactcgaaggtgaaactcgtatccgcccgttattaatttcgtgtacctaatttgaaacccgtatccgtttcgaatcgtttcgtgtatatttcgtgtacttttcgtgtatattatatataaaaatattaatatattttttaatcaaaaaatggatttagtatatattttcctttataaatttataaaatgtgaatgatatatattatacttatatacaattctttataaatttgttaatatatgtacaatatatatccacacatacatataaatatatactttatactcaattatagttttaatatatcattacatatatataataaatattttttttttttagattataaatataatctacaaatatttcgtgtactttcgtgtatttcgtgtaccccaaatgaaaactcatatccgacacgaaatctatcgtgtaatttcgtgttcgtgtactttcgtgtttcgtgtatcgaaaatcaaaacccgtatccatttttttcgtgtcgtttcgtttcgtgttagcgtgttacgtgtcaaattgccaggccTAACTGTACTATTAATTCATCACACTGTacattgagaatttgaaatgatttTTTTCTATTTGTTAAGAATTAGGAGTACTTAGGAAAATTGTAAAGGATTAATCGTACTTACCAGTGTAAGTATTCTCTCAAACTTGGATCACTTGGACTGGGAGCATCAGGATCCACCATAATCTGCAGTCAGATTTAATGATACAACTTAGCATGTTtgtataatgataataatatgcaTAGCTTTATGTGATGTGTGTGTTTGAGGTGTAATTAAGAAGAGGATATGAAGTTGTGTGTGTGAGGGATGAGAAGAAGATATAAAGTAGTATGCTGGGTAAGTGTGTGGGGGAGTGAGCTACACGAGAAGACCAAGTAGAAAAATgcatgagagagagaggggcatacgagagagagatagagagagagggccagagagggagagagggggggagggggggggggggggagagagatagagagagaagaccagagagggagagaggcatacgagagagagaggggggggggggggggggggggggagagagagaaaagGGTATAAAGAAGGAGGATTACAAGAGTGTAGAAAGTTCTGAGATCATCTCCACCAATATTAACCCTTGGGTGGTTGATAATTTGAGAAGGTCTCAACTCACAGCCGTTAATCACTTCTCTGTTGTTATATATCACACTAAGAGAAATGGAACGGGTGAATCGATCCAAAACATCCCCTATAACCCTACCAACAACAAAAGGATCGGCTCTAGGCGGCATAATTAAAATGGGAAagaaaatgtaatatttatgtTGTGAGCGTGAGAGTATGTCAAACTCAAAGTGTCTACTCAAGTGTGTTTAACTTATACATAGCAACTCACTAGTGTATCTAGTGGCTATGAAATCCATGCACTTATATACTGCTCTGAGTGCTACATGGCAATGGTCCCGGCCCACGTGGGACTTATACCTATGTATATCTCAAActgatagtatatatatttattatttgcacccatttagtgatatttttaaaatataatttcattatatttttttaaaattttacatcaaatattattagaaaaagaaaattttaggtaaatatcatgaaattatattctaaaaacaTGTCGGAGTAAATTATTACCAAATATTCCCTCTTGGCAATTGTCGTTGTCCCCCATCCATTTACACCATGCAATGATATAAATAGCAGGACAGTTATACTgtcaaaatgatatttttatatagaaaaaatgtgtttaaatttgttatctttaaaCTTTACTTATAGTTATCAAGTATTTGTTATTTAATGGCAAGTTATTTAATTagtaaagataatattttttgttagaaTTCTTTCTTTTAAAATGAGTTTAGATTACTAATAATACAGGAAGCTACACACTAACATTAAtgctaaaaacacatcaaatatGTGTACTACTGTGGGCTGTGTAGGGGTATATATATTTCAACACAAAAATAtgttcaattaatttaaatgttaatgaattattattcattatttaactaaaactaaataaactctaagaaaaatttaatatatatttgtaaaactaAACTCTATTTTCTTTGAAAATAAGATAAGACCTGCATGCAGTCTATCAAATATTTCTAAACAAGTGGATTAATTAATGTTAATTAGTATATTAATGTTAATTAGTACATGCAGATTGCAGAGTGTCTCCATGCAATTAAAAGACcaaatttttttgctaagtaatTTAAAGACCGCATGATaatttatactatactataataagcatAATTTGTAggccaaggttttagttatattttttagtttggtactctccttttggtactacaagtctacaaaggtggaatctattagtattataaacagtttctaatactaaaaacactcctaacaatacattatcctataatattttattaaaaaattataatgatgttataaattaaattataaatatacaattttgaatattttttttaacaagaaccttcatataactctttttaactttaacgtgttctatttcaatataaccattacataatcctttttaactctaatcttaaaagttattgttgtcaaaaaaaccaagattacaagATTACGTTGAatttcgattgattagattactaaatctttcaaaggtattacacgaacggctatattcagaaaaaattagaattttctgatttttttatttttaaatctacgtatactaaattcggattaaatgtactaaaatcctaatatacatacacacacacacaaatatatatatatatatatatatatatatatatatatccatttttaagtaatcgggagaaaatatagtcagttgaataatataatttaattaatattcaatctattaatactaaaatactaataaaatgatgttaaaatttaaattatatataataaattatgaattatatatccgcccgtgctttgcacgggttaaaggctagtatgtaATATTTGTCGAGTAGTGCTACATACACAAAATTAGGTAcataattttacacaaaatgaCATGACAATCTAGGTGGGGAGTTTTAATTGGTGTTATTAATGCATGTGCAGGGGGTCCATTCCAATCACAAGTTAACACATGCTCATTTTGTAAATGTTTCTGTActcaattttgtgcatgtagcatTTTCCATATTTGTCACGTAAGAGACCACAGTTGACAAGTACTTTTGCCAAGAGTTTATAACGTGTGAAATTCAACTTTCAACGTAAAGTTATATTTTCAAAGTCAATTCTTattcacatatttctcattccaaTCACAAGTTAACGCATGCTCATTTTGTAAATGTTTATGTACTCAATTTTGTGCATCTAGCATTTTCCATATTTGTCACGTAAGAGACCACAGTTGACAAGTACTT
Protein-coding regions in this window:
- the LOC135152936 gene encoding protein VERNALIZATION 3-like, which produces MPPRADPFVVGRVIGDVLDRFTRSISLSVIYNNREVINGCELRPSQIINHPRVNIGGDDLRTFYTLIMVDPDAPSPSDPSLREYLHWLVTDIPATTGAHFGHQMMFYESPRPSSGIHRFVFVLFKQLGRQTVYAPPCRQNFNTRDFAEQYNLGSPVAALYFNCQRETGSGGRRRPPN